ATATCAGGAGGTAAAATAATTTGAATTTCTTTTAAATTCTCAGATTTTATAAAATCTTTTAATCCTTCTATAAAGTTTTCTATTTCTCCTATGTATTGGTTGTCTTTTCGGAAATGAAACCCTCCAAAAGGTGCCGAAAACGGTGAGAACAAAACATCACCCTTTTGTCCTGTAATTAACCCAAGCCGGGCCTTTTCATCACCATCTACTAATCTTCGCACGCTACTAACTTTATAGCTATTAAGTGCAATAAAATCTTTCGAAATGAACGGGTGCGGATCAACAGGGAACAAATTATGATATTTTGATTCACTTACTTCTATCAACATTTAACTAGAAATAGTAATGGATAACTCTAAGGATTGTAATAAGTAGTTATTAATTCTAAAGTTTTGATTTGTATTGAAGAAAATCTTCGTAATTCCTAATGTAGTCACTCTCATCAAATTTATCTGATGCAGCAACCAGGCAAATAGCTCCGGATGAAAATTCAAACAGTTCGCGCCAAATACCTGGCATCAGCAGCATCCCATAGTCCGGCCGGTTGAGTGTAACTACCTTTTTGTTCACACCATCATCCAACAAAACACTAAAAGAACCACTTACAGCCACAATTAACTGATGCAAGGTTTTATGCGCATGCCCGCCCCTACCGGAACCTCCCGGAAGATCATAGAGATAATAGACCCTTTGAATGTTGAAGGGAAGGTGTATCTCATTTTCGATAATGGTGATGTTTCCATCTTCCTTATCAATTTTAGGTAAAGGGATAACACTGCAATTATAAACATTAGCAACCGGCATGTTCTCTGTGTTTTAGATATTCCTGATGGTCAAGTATATAGTCGTCTGCACATGATTTTGCAGAACTAAGAATCAGAACAAGCGAATTTGTAGAGAAATTTTCCATGTATCTCCATGTGCAGCTACCAAGATGCAAGCCGTAATAAGAACGGTTTAAATGAAACTTTTGAGATACAGAACCATCATCAACCACTACATCCACACTTCCCGAAAGGGCAACAATAAACTCCTGATGATTTTTATGAGCAAGACCTTCTCTTTTCTTTCCACCTGGCACATCGTAAATCCAATACATCCGCTCGATCTTAAAAGGGATTTGATCAAAGTCTTGAATAAAAGAAAGGTTTCCGCGAGGGCCTCCGATTTTTGGCAGATTGATTATTTGTGCGTTCATGAGTATAGTGGCTTAGGGATGAAGTTGTTGGGGTGTTGGGCTGTGAAGTGCTTTTTGGCATTGTTGAAGGGAGCTATGGGTGTTAGTTTGCGGCAGTATACGTCATCGCTGGCGCTCCTCGCAGAGGCCTGCTACTAAGGAGCAGAACAGTGAATATTAAGTTGCACAGCGTTTCACGAAGTTTGAAATGGAGTATCATAGAGTTTTAAAAAGAAATTGTAAGTTTTACACCGTGAGACATTGTGCTTTAACTCTGTGCGACGCTGTGGAACCTATTCACTCCAGACGGTTCGTTTGATGTAGTCGGTGTAGCTGAGTTTTTTAAGACAAAAGATAAAAGTGTAAAGATAAATGTTGGCCAATGATATGATTAGTCTATAGAAGCTAAGAATGGACTAAACACTACCGATTTGAGATCATTTTTTCTTTTGTCTTTTTACTTTTATCTTATCCGTTCTTACTCACTCCACACAGTTCGTTTGATGTAGTCGGTGTAGCTTAAGATAATCCTCACCACTTTATCCGCAACATTTGGCATGCTGTAGTCAGCTACCTGGCGGAAGCTGCGTTCGTTACCGATTTTTTGGTACTGCAACTGCACAAGTCCTTGCAGAATGCGCTCCGGGTTCAGGCCAACCATCATCACCGATGCTTCTTCCATGGCTTCGGGGCGTTCGTGAGCTTCGCGGATGTTGAGGGCACGGAAGTTCATGGTGGAGGATTCTTCAGAGATGGTGCCCGAGTCGGATAAAACAGCAAATGCATTTTTCTGCAAATGGTTGTAGTCGTGGAAACCGAGGGGTTTCATCCATTGGATGAGCGGGTTAATATGGAACGCGGATGACGCAGATTGGACAGATTCTCGTGGATTTATCTGGTCAAGTTTTTTACGGGTACGGGGGTGTGTGGATACGATGATGGGGTAGTTGTATTTTTCAGCAATGAGGTTGAGTGCTTCGATGAGTCCCCTAAAGTTTTTCTCGCTGGTGATGTTTTCCTCCCGATGGGCTGAGACCACAAAGTATTTTTCTTTTTTAAGCTGTAAACGCTGTAATATATCTGAAGCATCAATTTTATCCATGTAGGCATTCAGCACTTCAAACATGGGGCTGCCGGTTTTGATGATACGGTCGGCGGGGAGTCCTTCGCGCAGCAGGTATTCCCTGGCTATTGAGCTGTAGGTTAGGTTGACATCTGAAACATGATCGACAATTTTCCTGTTCGTTTCCTCAGGCACACGTTGATCGAAACAACGGTTTCCGGCTTCCATGTGGAAGATAGGAATCTTTCTTTTTTTAGCAGCAATGGCACACAAACAGGAGTTGGTGTCGCCCAACACTAAAAACGCATCGGGCTTTACAGATTCTAAAACAGGGTCAATATTGATGAGTATCTGTCCGGCAGTAGTTGTTGCATTGCTCCCGGCAGCATTCAAAAAATAATCCGGCTTGCGCAATCCCAGGTCTTCAAAAAAGACTTCGTTTAGTTCATAGTCGTAGTTTTGTCCCGTGTGGACTAAAACGTGATCAATGGCGGCGGATCCATCCAGCTTTTGTAAAACGCGGGAGAGGCGAATTATTTCGGGTCTTGTACCTACTACTGTAAGGACTTTTAGTTTTTTCATGTCATTTGATTAATGGAACGCTGATGATAGTTAATGGAACACTGATGACGCTGATTTAGCTGATTTTCACGGATTTAATCTGTGGTCATCTGTTTGATCCGTGTTATCCGTGTTCTATTCACACTTTTTCAAAATAAGTATCCGAATCGTCAGCATCATAATGTTCGTTTATCCAGAAGATGGTGTAAAGCTCTTCATCGCCGGTATTGGTGATGTTGTGGGTGTACCAGATGGGCATAACAATAAATGAGGGCTAATTGATGTCTTATTTTCTTAGTTCATTAAGAAACTGCTCACGGGTCATACTTAAATGTCTGAGGACTTGCTTGATGATAAATTCAGGCACTGGATTAACATGGGTTTGAATAGTGATTGGTCTGTTGAGATCGGAGCGCGACCATTTTTCATGACCTCCTCTGCCTTTAGTTGTTTTAATAACTTTGAGGCCTTGTAAAGATAGGAAACTCCTGAAATCATTTAAAGAAATATTAGAGAGTTTCCTTGAGGTCATACATCCTTCTTATACCATTACAGGTAGTTCAACTTCCTGATGAAAGGTTTGAACAGCGTGTTTATCAAAAATCTCTGAAACATATTTGTTTTTCCCAATAACCGAGGTAATGCTTGGTGCTATTAGTCTGGCTGGTTTTTTAGCTGTTCCTTTTGATTTCCAACCTAGATCTGCAAGTACTTTGGATATGGTTTTTTTGTTGAGTGTATAGTCTATGAAATCATCGAGTACGATAGTAAATGATTTTTTTGCATCTTTGAGTGTGTAGCCATAACCTGTAAGATCGAGATGTGGCGAAAAAACAAAATGCACCTTGTTTTCGTCCTGAAAGTGGATCAGGAATAAATTTACCTTCACCTTAGCTTTTGGGTTATTAATGTCTGCTGTGTATAAATAGTTGCTCATTTTAAAAAAATCAGTGTACAAAGTTAATGATAAAAAATGAAGATGATAGTTAATGGAACACTGATGACGCTGATTTGGCTGATTTTCACGGATTTAATCTGTGGTCATCTGTTTGATCCGTGTTATCCGTGTTCTATTCACACTTTTTCAAAATAAGTATCCGAATCGTCAGCATCATAATGTTCATTAATCCAAAAAATGGTGTAGAGTTCTTCGTTGCCTATGTTTGTAATATTATGCGTGTACCAGATGGGCATATCCACAAAGGATGGCTTATCTCCATCCAGTTCAAAAGATAAAACCTCATCTGTTCCTATTCTTCTCAACTCAATTTTTGCATTTCCCTTAATCACAGCAAATCGCTCAGCCTTGCGGGTATGAAAATGATTACCTCGGGTGATTCCTGGCAGTGTTGTGGAAAAACTTATCTGCCCACCACTGTTCAACTTCACGGTTTCAACAAAACTACCACGATCATCTGTATTTAGTTTTAGATGGTAAGGAAAAAATGATTCGTGATCGATGTAGCAGAGGAAGGTATTCCAAAGATTTCTATCAAAGGGAGTATCCAAATTTGGAATCATCCCTTTTGTGAAATAATCGTCTTTAAATGTTGTGAGCGTAGCAAGCAATGCTGATACTTTTATGGTGGCTGTGTGAGGAATTTTTATGGTTTCACAGAGTTTCGCAGAGTTTTGCACAGTGTTACGCTGTGTTTTACTCTGCGCGACACTGTGTAACTTTATATTATTAATAAAGTGAACGACCAGCTCTGAAACATATATTAGCTTGATTTCTCCATCCACATCAATTTTTGGTGTTTCATTATGCGTAAGCTGATGGCAAAATGTAGCAACCACTGAATTGTAATAAGGATTTCCAAAGGGGCCAAAGACATTGGGGATTACAAATCCGGTGAACTGCGCGTTGTTTTTGTCGGCCCATTGCTCAAATAATTGTCGGCCTTCCTTTTTTGACTTCCCATAAAGATTATCGCGCTCTTCCTGTGTTGATGAGGAGAAAAGTATGTGAGGCGTCGACTGGGTTGATTCACAGGCAGCGATGAGTTGTTTTACCAAACCAATGTTCGTTTCATAAATCACCTGAGGATCGTTGTGGCGGTTCATGGCTGCCAGATGGACGATGGCGTCGCATTGACTTACAAATTTCTCCAACCTTGTAACATCCTTAAAAAAATCATCTTCAAAAGGGATGCGCTCGAATTTTTCGGGAGAAAGTCCGAGGGTGTTGTACAGATGCGTGCCAACGAAGCCGGCCTGGCCGGTTATTCCAACTTTGATCATATTAATAAAACATTAATGAATAGAACGCAGATGACACAGAAAACGCAGACACACACAGATTTTTTCTCAAAGGCTGTTCAATTATTATTTTAATAATAGAACGCTGAGGACGCTGATAGCGCAGGCAATCACTGATTTATTACGATTTGGATATTAATAGAATAAAGACACACACAGATAATCAATGATTATTTGTCAATTTCTACTTAATGATTTGAAAATATTTTTCTACTTATCTGAGGCTTTTTACCAAAATTAAGAAGCAAACCCACTTCTATTTCAGTAGCTTTAAGATAATTGATAAGCTGGAACTCATGTTCCTCGCAAAGAGACTCGGCAGCTTTTAGCTCTACAATTACTTTATTTTCAACTACCAGATCGGCAAAGTACTCTCCAACGACGACGTTCTGATAAAGAACGGAAATAGGCTTTTGCCTCTCTACAGTCAATCCTTCTTTTTCCAATTCAATTTTCAAAGCGTTTTCATATACTTTTTCCAAAAAACCATAGCCAAGCTCGTTATAGACTTTATAAAAGCAGCCGATAATATGTGAAGTAAGATCTTTATGCAGGTAATATTGATCCATTTAATCAACATTAATTAAATAAAACATATCTGCGATTATCTGCTTAATCTGTGTCCTCAGTGTTCCATTTTCCAGTGGTCATCAAGGAAACGATAATCATCATTTTTAGAATCTTCCAAACTCATATCTGAAAAAACAATCATTGTTGAATCAGGTTCTAAGGCTTTGAATCCGTTGGTGTGTCCAGGCTCAATCATCAGGATTTCACTCTTTTGGTCTGATAAGATTTGGCTATTTACTTTAAGTTCTTTTGAAGGCTGCTCCCAATCATCAATTTTAATCCAATTGATTACGAAGCTACCTTTGACAACATAGAAGTACTTTGTCTCCTTTTGATGCCCCTGCCAGGCTCGAATTACAGAGGTATCGGGATGCGTGATTGTATAAAAGCGCTTGATGCCTTCAAAGTTGAAGTCGTTGACAAAGCGGATGGTGCCGCGTGCATCAGTATGTCGATTGCCTTTGATAATCATGTTAATGGAACACTAATGACACAGATTTAAATGATTCACACAGATTTTTATCTTTGTTTATCTGCTCAATCGGTGTTTTCTATGTTCTATTTGCCAGGGATCGCAGATGATACTGAATTATAGAATTAAAATAGATTTTATCTGCGAATATTTGCTCAATCTGTGTTATCCGTGTTCTATCAGTTATGGTTCGTAGATGTGTGTACTGTCTTCGTTGAGGATGTCTTTGCGGATTAAGGGAAGTTTCAGCAATAGCTCCTTCATTCCTACCACATCGAGCCGTTGCGTGTTGTGCGAAGTATAATCTTCTACTTCCGACACTTTGGATTCGCCTTCAGTAAAAAACTTGCCATAGTTGAGGTCGCGGTTGTCGGCAGGGATGCGGAAATAATTTCCCATATCATTGGCTTTTGCCATTTCTTCCCGGTTCACGAGGGTTTCAAATAACTTTTCTCCGTGGCGGGTGCCGATCACTTTGATTTCAGTTTTTGAGTTGTATAATGAAATCAGCGCCTTGGCCAACACTTCGATGGTTGCTGCCGGCGCCTTCTGCACAAATATGTCTCCGTTTTTGCCATGTTCAAAAGCATACACCACCAACGTAACTGCATCCTGCAAAGTCATCATGAACCTGGTCATATTGGGATCGGTGATGGTGATGGGTTTTCCCTGCTTTATCTGCTCTACAAACAAAGGGATCACCGATCCGCGGGAAGCCATTACGTTACCATAGCGGGTGCCACAAAAAGTTGTTCCGCTGCTATTCAGGTTGCGACTTTTGGCAACCATCACTTTCTCGCTCAACGCCTTCGACATTCCCATGGCGTTAATAGGATAGACCGCTTTATCAGTACTCAGAACTATCACATTTTTAACTTTGTTTTCGAGCGCGCTGTCGAGCACATTTTCGCAGCCCATCACATTGGTTCGCACAGCCTCCATGGGGAAAAACTCACACGAAGGAACCTGCTTTAACGCAGCAGCCTGAAAAACATAATCGACGCCACGCATGGCATTATCTATACTACGCTTATCACGGGTGTCGCCGATGTAATATTTAATCTTTTCGTTGCGGTATAGTTGTCGCATGTCGTCCTGCTTTTTCTCATCACGCGAAAATATCCGGATCTCTTTGATATTCGAATCGAGAAATCTATCCAGTACGGCATTACCAAAAGAGCCGGTGCCGCCGGTGATTAAAAGGGTTTTGTTGCTGAACATTTAATAAAGAGTTATTTGTTATCGGGTTGTGAAGTACTTTTTTTGGCATTGTTACAAGGGGCTATGTGTGTTAGTTTGAAGCAGTCTGCCGCGTCGCTGCGCTCCTCGCAGAGACTTGTTCCTAAGGAGCTGCATTTATTATTTCCATAAGAAGTATGGCCATTGCGAGGAGCGCAGCGACGAAGCAATCGAGCATGCAGCCTTAAATATTTATTTAAGAAAAACTCTAATGATTCACTCCAAATCTACCCTCCATCAGGCCGATTATCGACAAATCTTCGTCAAGGTCTGGCCAATGCAGTCCTGTTCCTTCACAAATTATTTCAACATTCCTAACCTTCTCTATTGAAGCAGTGCTTAATTTCTTATTTAATGCTATAGGAAACCGGATCTCTCTACCATCGCTCATCATCACGCAAATCTTAGCTTCCTCAAACCATACTTTTACAGCTTTGAAATGCAACTCAGCTACCATGTACTTCATGCCATTTGATTTTAATGATTTCTAAATGCTCATAAATTAACTCTTCAGCTGTGGTAATATCACCAACCTTCATGCCCTGAGCGAATTCCAATTCTACAGGTTCGATCCAAAACTTTGCAAAGCCACCAGCCTTACGTACATGAACATGCACTGGCTCTTGCCCTTCATTAGAGTAAAAGAAAAATACAAAGCCGAATTTTCTAAAAACTTCAGGCATAACAAAATATCAGGTTAACAGGTTGTCAGGTTATCTGGCTGTAAAGACATTTTTGGGCATTGTTACAAGAGTCTGTTGGTGTTAGTTTGAAGCAGTCTGCCGCGTCGCTGGCGCTCCGCTCAGAGACTTGCTACTGAGGAGCTGAATTTGGTATTTCTATGCAGAGTATGGCTATTGCGAGGAGCGCAGCGACGAAGCAATCTTCCCACAGCTTCGCCAGGTCAGTTACATTTTTGAGTTGTAACCTACTGGTTATGTGATTTTTATAAAACCACTTCCTGGCGCCTAAAGTGAGCCTTTTCTATGTATCATACTGCCACAACAAGAGGTACTCGGTGTCCTCTTTGTCGGTCAGAAATTCTCGTTCTTCGGTTTCGGTGTGCACCAAATAGTTGATAACACGATGGATGAGCCGTTCTGCTTTCCGCACCAACTCAGCCAGATATTTTTCATCGACGACATTGCCAACAAAAAGCAACTCTATGGCCTCCGCATCAATTCCGTTTGCATAATCACCCGTAACGTACACCCTGCGAATATCACCCAGACCATCTATTACCTTTTGGATGATCTGATCGAAACCCAGATGCTTGAGCAGAATGCTGTGGAGGTCGGAAAAAAGCGGGTGATCTGTGTTGGCCTGAAACACTTTCTTTATGCCATCCTTACTGGAAGTGAGCAAGCCAGCTTTCTCAAAACGGTTGAGCTCCAGCCGGATGGCATTGCTCGACTCACCAAATTCGGTGGCCAGCCCCCTCAGGTGCGCTTTTGCATTGGCATTCAGGAAAAACCTGGTGATCAGCTTAATGCGTGTACGTGATGTAATCAGTGCGTCTATCATGTGTTCCTTAAAACCGAGTAGCAAAACTACTCAACAATCTCTAACCACATAGAAAAAAGAACAGTTATTTTTTGTTAATAACCGCTGCTATCCTACAAAGCATTGGTATTCAATGTGAATAAATCCTCGTGACAAACCCCATTTATTTTAAAGGAAAGATTTTTTCCTGCCGAAGGTAAGTCATGATGCGTTCTACATTTTCATCATCTCGTGGGTCCATAACCAAATGAGCATTTTCAGGGACATTATAATTCGCATCAAGACCGGGCATATTTTCTATCTCCCCCCTGTCGGCTCTTTCCCAGAGTTTGGGTCGGTTTTCACGACCAAAATCCACGTCGGCATCCATGTACACCAGATGAAATCTTTCCTGACCAATTATCTTCGCCACCTGCCGGCGAATGTTGTCGTCGGGCGAGATAAACGAGCAGAGTGTGATGATTCCCTGATCGTTGAGCAAACGCGCCACGTGCGCCACGCGCCGCAGATGTTCGGCACGGTCGGAGGGTGAATAGTCGAGTTCGCGGGATAGTCCGGCGCGGATGGTGTTGCCTTCGAGCAGCACCACAATAGCTCCTTCGTCGAAAAGGCGGCGCTCAAGGGTATAGGCAAGCCGGTTTTTGCCGCTGCCATGCAATCCAGTAATCCATACTGTAGCACCTTTCTGATTGTAAAACCGGTCCCGCTCCTGCGAGGTGATGAGACATTCGCCATGCTCAATCTTCTCTATC
The genomic region above belongs to Bacteroidales bacterium and contains:
- a CDS encoding FdtA/QdtA family cupin domain-containing protein produces the protein MPVANVYNCSVIPLPKIDKEDGNITIIENEIHLPFNIQRVYYLYDLPGGSGRGGHAHKTLHQLIVAVSGSFSVLLDDGVNKKVVTLNRPDYGMLLMPGIWRELFEFSSGAICLVAASDKFDESDYIRNYEDFLQYKSKL
- a CDS encoding DUF4160 domain-containing protein; its protein translation is MPEVFRKFGFVFFFYSNEGQEPVHVHVRKAGGFAKFWIEPVELEFAQGMKVGDITTAEELIYEHLEIIKIKWHEVHGS
- a CDS encoding polysaccharide biosynthesis protein, with translation MFSNKTLLITGGTGSFGNAVLDRFLDSNIKEIRIFSRDEKKQDDMRQLYRNEKIKYYIGDTRDKRSIDNAMRGVDYVFQAAALKQVPSCEFFPMEAVRTNVMGCENVLDSALENKVKNVIVLSTDKAVYPINAMGMSKALSEKVMVAKSRNLNSSGTTFCGTRYGNVMASRGSVIPLFVEQIKQGKPITITDPNMTRFMMTLQDAVTLVVYAFEHGKNGDIFVQKAPAATIEVLAKALISLYNSKTEIKVIGTRHGEKLFETLVNREEMAKANDMGNYFRIPADNRDLNYGKFFTEGESKVSEVEDYTSHNTQRLDVVGMKELLLKLPLIRKDILNEDSTHIYEP
- a CDS encoding ArsR family transcriptional regulator, whose amino-acid sequence is MIDALITSRTRIKLITRFFLNANAKAHLRGLATEFGESSNAIRLELNRFEKAGLLTSSKDGIKKVFQANTDHPLFSDLHSILLKHLGFDQIIQKVIDGLGDIRRVYVTGDYANGIDAEAIELLFVGNVVDEKYLAELVRKAERLIHRVINYLVHTETEEREFLTDKEDTEYLLLWQYDT
- the wecB gene encoding UDP-N-acetylglucosamine 2-epimerase (non-hydrolyzing), coding for MKKLKVLTVVGTRPEIIRLSRVLQKLDGSAAIDHVLVHTGQNYDYELNEVFFEDLGLRKPDYFLNAAGSNATTTAGQILINIDPVLESVKPDAFLVLGDTNSCLCAIAAKKRKIPIFHMEAGNRCFDQRVPEETNRKIVDHVSDVNLTYSSIAREYLLREGLPADRIIKTGSPMFEVLNAYMDKIDASDILQRLQLKKEKYFVVSAHREENITSEKNFRGLIEALNLIAEKYNYPIIVSTHPRTRKKLDQINPRESVQSASSAFHINPLIQWMKPLGFHDYNHLQKNAFAVLSDSGTISEESSTMNFRALNIREAHERPEAMEEASVMMVGLNPERILQGLVQLQYQKIGNERSFRQVADYSMPNVADKVVRIILSYTDYIKRTVWSE
- a CDS encoding GxxExxY protein, which gives rise to MDQYYLHKDLTSHIIGCFYKVYNELGYGFLEKVYENALKIELEKEGLTVERQKPISVLYQNVVVGEYFADLVVENKVIVELKAAESLCEEHEFQLINYLKATEIEVGLLLNFGKKPQISRKIFSNH
- a CDS encoding FdtA/QdtA family cupin domain-containing protein; translated protein: MNAQIINLPKIGGPRGNLSFIQDFDQIPFKIERMYWIYDVPGGKKREGLAHKNHQEFIVALSGSVDVVVDDGSVSQKFHLNRSYYGLHLGSCTWRYMENFSTNSLVLILSSAKSCADDYILDHQEYLKHREHAGC
- a CDS encoding NAD-dependent epimerase/dehydratase family protein; translated protein: MIKVGITGQAGFVGTHLYNTLGLSPEKFERIPFEDDFFKDVTRLEKFVSQCDAIVHLAAMNRHNDPQVIYETNIGLVKQLIAACESTQSTPHILFSSSTQEERDNLYGKSKKEGRQLFEQWADKNNAQFTGFVIPNVFGPFGNPYYNSVVATFCHQLTHNETPKIDVDGEIKLIYVSELVVHFINNIKLHSVAQSKTQRNTVQNSAKLCETIKIPHTATIKVSALLATLTTFKDDYFTKGMIPNLDTPFDRNLWNTFLCYIDHESFFPYHLKLNTDDRGSFVETVKLNSGGQISFSTTLPGITRGNHFHTRKAERFAVIKGNAKIELRRIGTDEVLSFELDGDKPSFVDMPIWYTHNITNIGNEELYTIFWINEHYDADDSDTYFEKV
- a CDS encoding DUF2442 domain-containing protein; its protein translation is MKYMVAELHFKAVKVWFEEAKICVMMSDGREIRFPIALNKKLSTASIEKVRNVEIICEGTGLHWPDLDEDLSIIGLMEGRFGVNH